In Candidatus Neomarinimicrobiota bacterium, a single genomic region encodes these proteins:
- a CDS encoding P-loop NTPase, protein MSEDKLKSLLQQVKYPGFNKDVVAFGLIQNVKESENSVELGVKFSSEKEDVRQEILSNIEKVLRGAGYEKVSIEIVQASTQPAPGTEAPEAPPSIPGVKYTIAVASGKGGVGKSTVAANLAAALRKQGHSVGILDLDVFGPSLPITMGVHEVPKVLEGNKLEPIRKYDMSLMSLGFLLTDSSPVIWRGAMVSKMVTQFLFDVNWGNLDYLILDLPPGTGDVQLTLVQRVALTGAVIVTTPQDLALKDVERGANMFEKVNTPVLGIIENMSYHVCTNCGHVSQIFSTGGGDKESNRLNVPLLAKIPLNEEIMRAGENGEPLVIHLPESEAAQMFRDVADKIHELVN, encoded by the coding sequence ATGAGTGAAGATAAACTTAAATCCCTTTTACAGCAGGTTAAGTACCCTGGTTTTAATAAAGATGTCGTTGCCTTTGGGCTTATCCAGAATGTTAAAGAGAGTGAAAATAGTGTGGAACTTGGTGTCAAATTTTCTTCTGAAAAAGAAGACGTGCGCCAGGAAATCCTCTCAAATATCGAAAAGGTTTTACGTGGGGCTGGCTATGAAAAAGTCAGTATCGAAATTGTACAGGCCAGTACTCAACCTGCGCCTGGTACAGAAGCGCCTGAAGCTCCACCATCAATACCGGGTGTAAAATACACCATCGCCGTAGCCAGTGGTAAAGGCGGTGTTGGAAAGTCTACTGTTGCAGCTAATCTTGCTGCAGCACTCCGCAAGCAAGGACACAGTGTTGGTATACTTGATCTAGATGTATTTGGACCAAGCTTACCCATTACCATGGGTGTGCATGAAGTTCCAAAAGTACTTGAGGGGAACAAACTTGAGCCGATTAGGAAGTATGATATGTCGCTCATGTCCCTGGGTTTTTTACTTACAGATAGTTCACCCGTAATCTGGCGCGGCGCCATGGTCAGTAAGATGGTCACCCAATTTCTCTTTGATGTAAACTGGGGGAATCTAGACTATCTCATCCTGGACTTGCCTCCTGGAACAGGTGATGTTCAACTTACACTTGTCCAACGAGTTGCACTTACTGGCGCTGTGATAGTCACAACACCTCAGGATCTGGCATTGAAGGATGTTGAGCGTGGAGCAAACATGTTTGAAAAAGTCAATACACCAGTCCTCGGTATTATTGAAAATATGTCATATCATGTGTGTACAAATTGTGGCCATGTATCACAAATATTTTCAACAGGAGGTGGGGACAAAGAGAGCAATCGATTGAATGTCCCGCTTCTGGCTAAAATTCCTTTGAACGAAGAGATTATGAGAGCAGGGGAAAATGGAGAGCCGCTTGTCATCCATCTTCCAGAATCAGAGGCAGCACAGATGTTCAGAGATGTTGCTGATAAAATACACGAATTGGTAAACTGA
- a CDS encoding T9SS type A sorting domain-containing protein — MNLLITIIAIIFKKQKALDFVTIESYWLVAGFSFQLCFPLLAHCFSPDTLYSEPLLDGHIVHYYELGELIPSTYSSEMSVGDGLDWDFYPISTRAYLSFSIDSLDYTSESIVSAILRVYQLHSTGDNSSDVFPSFSGHNYPCLIDHITYGDTLDTVDWTAGDNGDAQTLQSGFGTISDSPENGYKEINILENITNDINSGRSKSQYRLRFRVEHDDDMYNDWLCFSASTYPPAYFTPAIIIEYDATNSISFNDSNSSSVLEQFIVYPNPTNSMMNISFWTSDQQAVKLDIYDLKGHALHSETLLSGRSGGSAKNISIARDLSLISGLYFISLRSGNDVIVQKVSIIK, encoded by the coding sequence ATGAATTTATTGATCACTATTATTGCCATAATATTTAAAAAGCAGAAAGCTCTGGATTTTGTTACTATCGAAAGTTACTGGTTAGTAGCAGGATTCTCATTTCAACTTTGCTTCCCTTTATTGGCCCATTGTTTTAGCCCGGACACTTTGTATTCTGAGCCTCTTCTGGACGGGCACATAGTACACTATTATGAGTTGGGAGAATTGATACCCTCGACCTATTCCTCAGAAATGTCTGTTGGTGACGGATTGGACTGGGATTTTTATCCAATATCTACCAGGGCATATTTAAGCTTCTCGATTGATTCATTGGATTATACCAGTGAGTCCATCGTTAGCGCAATATTAAGAGTGTATCAATTACACTCTACAGGTGATAACAGCTCTGATGTTTTTCCTAGTTTTAGTGGTCATAACTATCCATGCCTGATTGACCATATCACCTATGGGGACACACTTGACACTGTAGATTGGACAGCAGGTGATAATGGGGATGCTCAAACGCTTCAATCAGGTTTTGGTACTATATCTGATAGCCCGGAGAACGGGTATAAAGAGATAAATATACTTGAAAACATTACCAACGATATCAATTCAGGCAGAAGTAAAAGTCAATATCGACTAAGATTTCGAGTCGAGCATGATGATGATATGTACAACGATTGGTTATGTTTTTCTGCAAGCACTTATCCACCTGCCTACTTCACGCCAGCAATCATAATTGAATACGATGCCACGAACAGTATCTCTTTTAATGACTCTAATAGCAGTTCAGTGCTTGAACAATTTATTGTTTATCCAAACCCGACTAACTCCATGATGAATATCAGCTTTTGGACATCGGATCAGCAAGCTGTGAAGCTCGACATCTATGATTTAAAAGGACATGCTCTGCACTCAGAAACACTGCTATCTGGTAGAAGCGGGGGTTCTGCAAAAAATATATCGATTGCAAGGGATCTATCCCTTATAAGTGGTTTGTACTTCATCAGTCTTCGGTCTGGAAACGATGTAATAGTTCAGAAAGTGTCAATTATAAAATAG
- a CDS encoding DUF59 domain-containing protein codes for MVNKNTILEALRKVYDPEIPVNLVDLGLIYDTSIENGKVNITMTLTATACPMHTVISQNVKAAVEALDGVNEAVVDVVWEPRWNPEMISPEGRIAMGME; via the coding sequence GTGGTTAACAAAAACACCATATTGGAAGCCTTGCGCAAGGTCTATGATCCAGAGATTCCCGTTAATCTGGTTGATCTCGGATTGATCTATGACACCAGTATCGAGAATGGTAAGGTTAATATTACCATGACCCTTACTGCCACGGCCTGCCCCATGCATACTGTCATTTCCCAAAATGTGAAAGCTGCAGTAGAGGCTCTGGATGGCGTTAATGAGGCTGTTGTGGATGTCGTCTGGGAACCCCGCTGGAATCCAGAAATGATCAGCCCTGAAGGTCGAATTGCAATGGGTATGGAATAA
- a CDS encoding YfhL family 4Fe-4S dicluster ferredoxin, with protein sequence MSLTITDECINCGACEPECPNDAISEGDEFYEIDPELCTECKGHFDESQCVEVCPVDCIPMGVVESDEVLMARYAKLTG encoded by the coding sequence ATGTCTCTTACTATTACTGATGAATGTATTAACTGCGGTGCTTGCGAGCCAGAATGTCCAAATGACGCCATTTCTGAGGGCGATGAGTTCTACGAGATAGATCCCGAACTCTGTACAGAGTGCAAAGGTCATTTTGACGAATCACAATGTGTTGAAGTTTGTCCCGTCGACTGTATCCCAATGGGCGTTGTGGAATCAGATGAAGTCCTTATGGCCCGTTACGCAAAACTGACTGGCTGA
- the plsY gene encoding glycerol-3-phosphate 1-O-acyltransferase PlsY: MIELLILILIAYLLGSTPTSIIVSKLKYKTDIREHGSGNAGATNIFRTFGWKPALFVTIIDVFKGWLPAYTAGHLHSESILFANNPDALMIIAGFAAVLGHTYTVFAGFKGGKGVGTLAGMLIALFPIALPICLLVFIITLISTGMVSLGSMLAASALPITLFIIEGINPEAPISLTLRIFSLLIPFFIIFTHRSNIKRIMDGSENRFEKAMIFKKKTEE; the protein is encoded by the coding sequence ATGATTGAACTACTTATTCTCATATTGATTGCATATTTGCTGGGATCAACACCTACAAGTATAATTGTTTCCAAGCTGAAGTATAAAACCGATATCCGTGAGCATGGCTCAGGCAATGCAGGGGCGACCAATATTTTTCGCACCTTTGGCTGGAAACCAGCATTATTTGTGACAATCATTGATGTATTTAAAGGGTGGTTACCTGCCTATACAGCGGGTCATCTTCATTCTGAATCCATCCTGTTTGCCAACAATCCTGATGCCCTGATGATCATCGCCGGGTTTGCTGCAGTCCTGGGACATACCTACACAGTATTTGCCGGGTTTAAAGGTGGTAAGGGAGTGGGTACACTGGCTGGAATGTTGATCGCACTCTTCCCCATCGCTTTGCCCATATGCCTCCTGGTTTTCATTATTACCCTCATATCTACAGGCATGGTTTCTCTGGGTAGCATGTTGGCTGCCAGTGCGCTTCCCATTACACTCTTTATCATTGAGGGTATCAACCCTGAGGCACCGATATCTTTGACTCTGAGGATCTTTTCCCTCCTGATTCCCTTCTTCATAATTTTCACACACCGCAGCAATATCAAGCGAATCATGGATGGCAGTGAGAATCGATTTGAGAAAGCCATGATTTTTAAGAAGAAGACTGAGGAGTAG
- a CDS encoding DegV family EDD domain-containing protein, with product MKIAYLDGIRLYRVLYAGIQSLLDEEDYLNKINVFPVPDGDTGTNMAFTLMGIIEHIQPHSRLDLNELSDIVAEAALDNARGNSGVIMAQFFQGLSVGLKPYAEVNTSQFAEATKIAVDESYTALMNPVEGTILSVLRGWSDSFIEASKTSPDFQKVWKISLEAAQKALEYTPEQLQVLKDAGVVDAAGRGFLSILEGVMNFMDTGDIRKLPNIDTGFSNAALGLNEIDADSLSFPFCTECIIVGEDIPRDKLSQTMKPLGDSIVIAGSKHRAKVHIHTDDPRNLFDTLAKYGEIQQQKVDDMREQNKSVRSQQKIALVVDSTCDLPPDILEKHHIHVVPVRLNFGKEQYIDRVTITNDEFYAKLTDSKHHPQTSQPPPADFRRMYQFLSSHYESVISLHLPQVLSGTFQNASAALEKVKFKQHQTIIDSLSVSAGTGVIALELAEAIEQELSFPELTQLADDTIEKTNIFIALKTLDAVQKGGRLSVGKKRLIDLLGLNLVLSITRDGFLKPCGVTFGRKNIFKKFEKFVLKKARGKSIKRIGIVHGVNPDTAEALKVVFESTYPEAQVFVSDFCPALGVHAGVGAIGIALQYH from the coding sequence ATGAAAATTGCCTATCTGGATGGAATCCGATTGTATCGTGTATTGTATGCTGGAATTCAAAGTCTATTGGATGAGGAGGATTATCTGAACAAAATAAATGTCTTCCCTGTTCCCGATGGAGATACGGGAACCAATATGGCATTCACCCTCATGGGGATCATTGAACATATTCAACCCCACAGCAGGTTGGATTTAAATGAGTTAAGCGATATTGTAGCTGAAGCAGCTTTGGATAATGCCCGGGGGAATTCAGGAGTCATCATGGCTCAGTTTTTTCAGGGTCTCAGTGTGGGTTTAAAACCCTATGCAGAAGTCAATACCAGCCAATTTGCCGAGGCGACCAAAATAGCAGTGGACGAATCATATACTGCCCTGATGAATCCCGTCGAAGGGACAATATTATCTGTGCTCCGAGGCTGGAGCGATAGCTTTATTGAGGCTTCAAAAACGAGTCCTGACTTTCAAAAGGTGTGGAAGATTTCCCTTGAAGCAGCTCAGAAGGCTCTGGAATACACACCTGAACAACTCCAGGTACTTAAGGATGCCGGTGTCGTCGATGCAGCCGGACGAGGATTCCTCAGTATTCTGGAAGGTGTCATGAATTTCATGGACACTGGGGACATTCGTAAACTACCAAACATTGATACCGGTTTTTCTAACGCTGCCCTTGGGTTGAATGAGATTGATGCTGATAGTCTCTCCTTCCCCTTCTGCACGGAGTGTATCATTGTAGGGGAAGACATACCCCGCGATAAACTCAGTCAAACCATGAAACCACTGGGCGATAGTATTGTTATCGCAGGATCCAAGCATCGTGCAAAAGTGCATATTCATACCGATGATCCCAGAAATCTCTTTGACACCCTGGCAAAATATGGAGAGATCCAGCAGCAAAAAGTTGATGACATGCGAGAGCAGAATAAGAGCGTTCGTTCTCAACAAAAGATTGCCCTGGTGGTTGATTCCACCTGTGATCTCCCCCCAGACATCCTGGAAAAACATCACATACATGTTGTTCCGGTCAGATTAAATTTTGGAAAAGAACAGTATATTGATCGAGTGACCATCACCAATGATGAGTTTTATGCCAAGCTTACTGATTCAAAGCATCATCCCCAAACTTCACAACCACCACCGGCTGATTTCAGACGGATGTACCAATTCCTATCCTCGCACTATGAATCTGTTATTTCACTGCACCTCCCCCAGGTTTTGAGTGGTACTTTTCAAAATGCTTCGGCAGCGCTGGAGAAAGTGAAGTTCAAGCAACACCAAACCATTATTGATTCACTCTCTGTTTCAGCCGGGACGGGTGTGATTGCACTAGAACTTGCAGAGGCCATTGAGCAGGAATTGAGTTTTCCAGAATTGACGCAGCTTGCTGATGATACCATTGAAAAAACCAATATATTTATTGCCTTAAAAACTCTGGATGCCGTCCAAAAAGGTGGACGTCTAAGTGTGGGCAAGAAGCGACTGATAGATTTGCTGGGATTAAATCTTGTGCTAAGCATCACCAGGGATGGTTTCCTTAAACCATGTGGTGTCACCTTTGGTCGAAAAAACATATTTAAAAAGTTTGAAAAATTCGTGTTAAAAAAGGCCAGGGGTAAATCCATCAAACGAATTGGTATTGTCCATGGCGTGAACCCGGATACTGCTGAGGCATTGAAGGTTGTGTTTGAATCTACCTATCCTGAAGCCCAAGTATTTGTATCTGATTTTTGCCCGGCTCTGGGTGTTCATGCTGGTGTGGGTGCAATTGGTATTGCTCTCCAATACCATTAG